A genomic region of Bradyrhizobium sp. ORS 278 contains the following coding sequences:
- a CDS encoding glycosyltransferase: MTEERSYQDYALISESGLFDRGFYLRSNPDVAEAAVDPLQHFCEHGWREFRDPAPFFSLRYYSASASRRETIEGNPFVHYIRKGLHEGARTRPELMGPVEPIPTIRRAMWESVTGKIDPAEVDIIIPVYRGLRDTAACIYSVLTTEVATRFRLVVVNDKTPEPPLQRLLNKLAGRKLFHYIENEQNLGFTQSVNKGMQAGKNSHKLLLNSDTIVYAGWLDRIVAHASSGKIGTITPLSNNATIFSYPETNANNNYSIEVPLAALDAIISVVGRGAPVDVPTGVGYCMFIHRDCYHEVGELDVATFNRGYGEENDYCVRAKAAGWRNVAATDVFVRHTGEVSFALDASTQQKSGYLALLKKHPCYEGDVRKFVSRDLLSSVRRKIDVARLLLTVVKRRLAVFVSHNNGGGIETHLRQLAEQLEGVGYGVFIVSPSKTDPCAVSVNSFTSPLHVPNLGNLSVQEFIGLVLPRLLSAGLELFHVHSLVGFDLEHAKSLLDGVKSAGVRIVSTVHDYSAICPRNQLVDDGEDYCGLPGPLTCQECLKSYSYPGRRTGAAVAKYRYDYHQVLSLADVTFVPSEDTRARLQPFLPDVRLQVRSHLEPSRLLPRTPPTRSELSWDGTINVAVIGAIGPHKGSSVIFSCAADAAQRSLPIRFHVIGYTNIDERLRSVGVSITGPYFSDDDLRRRLIEVSPRFGFFPSIWPETYLYTLSDAFEIGLFPIAFDIGAQAERIADAQYGALIPVEERFNAQFINDTFLRLNDELGPDEWIPQTGAFASADDVCLYYRYKDDVPAEREKSRSDVMRPTPLSIAG; the protein is encoded by the coding sequence ATGACTGAAGAACGTTCATATCAAGACTACGCGCTCATATCAGAGAGCGGGCTTTTTGATCGTGGGTTCTACCTGAGGTCAAACCCTGATGTGGCCGAAGCGGCTGTTGACCCTTTGCAGCACTTTTGCGAGCATGGTTGGCGAGAGTTTCGTGACCCCGCGCCTTTTTTCTCGTTGCGATATTATAGCGCGTCTGCTTCCCGCCGCGAGACTATCGAAGGCAATCCATTCGTTCACTACATTAGGAAGGGCTTGCACGAAGGCGCGCGGACCCGGCCAGAACTCATGGGGCCTGTCGAGCCGATACCGACAATTCGGCGTGCAATGTGGGAGTCGGTAACAGGAAAGATCGACCCGGCTGAAGTGGACATCATTATCCCAGTTTATCGCGGGTTGCGTGATACTGCGGCTTGCATTTATTCCGTTTTGACGACTGAGGTCGCAACGAGATTTCGTTTGGTTGTCGTTAACGACAAAACGCCAGAGCCGCCCCTGCAGCGATTACTAAATAAACTAGCTGGGCGAAAGCTGTTCCATTACATCGAAAACGAGCAGAACCTAGGATTTACACAGTCCGTAAACAAGGGAATGCAAGCCGGCAAAAACTCGCATAAGCTGCTTCTAAACTCCGACACCATTGTATATGCGGGCTGGTTAGATCGGATTGTGGCCCATGCTTCGAGTGGCAAGATTGGGACCATCACTCCACTCTCGAACAACGCCACCATCTTCAGTTATCCAGAAACAAACGCAAATAACAACTACTCGATAGAAGTTCCTCTTGCGGCGTTGGACGCCATAATTTCAGTCGTGGGTCGCGGAGCGCCAGTCGATGTGCCGACTGGCGTCGGATATTGTATGTTCATTCATCGCGACTGCTATCATGAAGTGGGGGAATTGGATGTTGCCACGTTCAACCGCGGCTATGGTGAAGAGAATGATTACTGTGTGAGAGCTAAAGCGGCGGGATGGCGAAATGTCGCCGCGACCGATGTGTTCGTCCGCCACACAGGTGAGGTTTCGTTCGCATTAGATGCTTCGACACAGCAAAAGTCCGGCTATCTAGCGCTACTTAAGAAGCATCCGTGTTACGAGGGCGATGTTCGGAAATTTGTGTCTCGGGATCTCCTGTCGTCTGTTCGTCGGAAGATCGATGTCGCTCGTCTTCTCCTAACTGTAGTCAAAAGGAGGCTGGCGGTGTTTGTTTCGCACAACAACGGAGGTGGAATCGAGACCCACCTAAGGCAGCTCGCGGAGCAACTAGAGGGCGTGGGCTATGGCGTGTTTATTGTCTCGCCCAGCAAGACCGATCCATGTGCTGTATCGGTCAACTCATTCACCAGCCCTCTTCATGTCCCCAACTTAGGAAACTTATCCGTCCAAGAATTTATCGGTCTCGTACTTCCGAGGTTGTTGAGCGCGGGGCTTGAGCTCTTCCACGTACATAGCCTTGTTGGATTTGATCTGGAGCATGCGAAATCGCTCCTAGATGGAGTAAAGTCAGCCGGTGTTCGAATTGTTAGCACGGTCCATGATTACTCGGCGATATGTCCGCGGAATCAGTTGGTCGATGACGGGGAGGACTATTGTGGTCTCCCCGGCCCTCTAACCTGCCAAGAGTGTCTAAAATCCTATAGCTATCCGGGTCGCCGGACAGGCGCCGCCGTTGCGAAATATCGGTACGACTATCATCAAGTTCTATCGTTAGCGGATGTTACCTTCGTGCCATCCGAGGATACGAGGGCGCGGCTACAGCCGTTCTTGCCGGACGTTCGATTGCAAGTTCGAAGTCATCTCGAGCCATCACGGCTGCTGCCCCGTACTCCTCCGACGCGATCGGAGCTGAGTTGGGACGGAACGATCAACGTGGCAGTCATCGGAGCAATTGGGCCGCATAAAGGATCTTCGGTGATTTTCAGTTGTGCAGCTGATGCTGCGCAGCGGTCATTGCCGATCCGGTTTCACGTAATTGGCTATACAAATATCGACGAGCGTCTTCGGAGTGTGGGAGTTTCCATCACGGGTCCCTATTTCTCTGATGACGACTTGCGCCGTAGGCTGATTGAGGTGAGCCCCCGTTTTGGGTTCTTCCCGTCGATCTGGCCAGAGACGTACCTTTACACGCTGTCAGATGCTTTCGAAATTGGGCTGTTTCCAATCGCGTTTGATATCGGCGCGCAGGCGGAGCGGATAGCAGACGCGCAGTATGGTGCGTTGATCCCGGTAGAAGAGCGGTTTAACGCTCAGTTTATAAATGATACTTTCCTGCGCCTGAACGATGAGTTGGGGCCCGATGAATGGATACCGCAAACGGGTGCTTTTGCCTCGGCCGATGACGTGTGCCTCTACTACAGATATAAAGACGATGTTCCGGCGGAGCGTGAAAAGTCGCGCTCGGACGTGATGAGGCCTACGCCTCTGTCAATCGCTGGGTAG
- a CDS encoding HlyD family type I secretion periplasmic adaptor subunit: MEGRPLSLSAASRSPAAVATVRQFQSETDAIREAPEPVGARATLYVLVAMILSLIAVMCLMRLDRVVQSVGGKIVPLDAINVLQALDASIIKTIDVREGQQVASGQLLATLDPTFTQADVAQYKAQVASLSAQVARDKAELAGTPLVFPPSDDAEFASYAKLQLALYRQRRAQYDAQIASFDSKISQTEATIAKLQKDDERYGQRDDVLQKIETMRSTLAESGSGSKLNLYISQDTRLELLRQIDSTHNSLIEAKHQVESLRADRKAFIEQWNAQLSQDLVTTQNSLDAANAAYDKAIRHQDLVRLSAPEPSVVLTLAKLSVGSVLKPGDPFITLMPLRARLEAEIRIASRDIGFVRPGDPCTLKVDAFNHVEHGTAQGTIRWVSEGAFTLDDDGKPVDAYYKARCSVDATNFHDVPAGFRLIPGMTLTGDINIGTRSAAMYVLGSMLHGLGQAMREP, encoded by the coding sequence ATGGAGGGCCGACCCTTGTCTCTTAGTGCCGCCTCTCGCAGTCCCGCCGCCGTCGCCACGGTCCGCCAGTTCCAGTCCGAGACCGACGCGATCCGCGAGGCGCCCGAGCCGGTCGGCGCCCGCGCCACGCTCTATGTGCTGGTCGCGATGATCCTCAGCCTCATCGCGGTGATGTGCCTGATGCGGCTCGACCGCGTGGTGCAGAGCGTCGGCGGCAAGATCGTGCCGCTCGACGCCATCAACGTGCTGCAGGCGCTCGACGCCTCGATCATCAAGACCATCGACGTCCGCGAGGGCCAGCAGGTCGCCTCGGGCCAGTTGCTGGCCACCCTCGACCCGACCTTCACCCAGGCCGACGTCGCGCAGTACAAGGCGCAGGTCGCGAGCCTGTCGGCGCAGGTGGCGCGCGACAAGGCCGAGCTCGCCGGCACGCCGCTCGTGTTCCCGCCCAGCGACGACGCCGAATTCGCCAGCTACGCCAAGCTGCAGCTGGCGCTCTACCGGCAGCGCCGCGCGCAATATGACGCGCAGATCGCGAGCTTCGATTCCAAGATCAGCCAGACCGAGGCGACCATCGCCAAGCTGCAGAAGGATGACGAGCGCTATGGGCAGCGCGACGACGTGCTGCAGAAGATCGAGACCATGCGCTCGACCCTCGCCGAGAGCGGCAGCGGCTCCAAGCTGAACCTCTACATCTCGCAGGACACGCGGCTCGAGCTGCTGCGCCAGATCGACTCGACGCACAACAGCCTGATCGAGGCCAAACACCAGGTGGAATCGCTGCGCGCCGACCGCAAGGCGTTCATCGAGCAGTGGAACGCGCAGCTCAGCCAGGACCTGGTGACGACCCAGAACTCGCTCGACGCGGCCAATGCGGCCTATGACAAGGCGATCCGCCACCAGGACCTGGTGCGGCTCAGCGCGCCAGAGCCGTCGGTGGTGCTGACGCTCGCCAAATTGTCGGTCGGCTCGGTGCTCAAGCCCGGCGATCCCTTCATCACCCTGATGCCGCTGCGCGCCCGGCTTGAGGCAGAGATCCGCATCGCCTCGCGCGACATCGGCTTCGTCCGCCCCGGCGATCCCTGCACCCTCAAGGTCGACGCCTTCAACCACGTAGAGCACGGCACGGCACAGGGAACAATCCGCTGGGTCAGCGAGGGTGCGTTCACGCTCGACGACGACGGCAAACCGGTCGACGCCTATTACAAGGCACGTTGTTCCGTCGACGCCACAAATTTTCACGATGTCCCCGCTGGCTTCCGGTTGATCCCGGGGATGACTCTGACTGGGGACATCAACATCGGTACACGCTCGGCGGCCATGTATGTGCTCGGCAGCATGCTACACGGTTTAGGACAGGCGATGCGCGAGCCGTGA
- a CDS encoding tetratricopeptide repeat protein, producing MGAIQRVLSRVSAALPLGATVDAGAERHEAGEYLDAIRIWRRAATSGSAESAFRIGQMYAKGEGVVRSFPDAAAWYRRAAEAGHTEAKYQLGWMLLDGVAAPVGPNTPEAWQREAADNGETPAVARLLFPAGLAVERDPAQAVRWISAAATAGHADAQARMGELCRHGRGCPRDLDAARDWYGKAAAQGHAGGAFGLGDIYFQGLGVSADPAAAIGWYRQAAEAGHARAQVALASCYQNGTGVAQDRAEAVRLYAEAARHDDVLALHCLGLAFLSGDGVAQSIDRAETALRKGARKGHLPAIQALAEFYARGLGGEPDLREAAQWYQAAAEKGDVQAQFFTGRFYATGSGVAPSVREAAKWFLRAAEGGHATAAFNIAVFYRDGTGIARDVPAAISWFEKASAAGISAADIQLGRIYAAGAGIERDPARAAHWLAKAAEGGDAEARTALALVLLQSDRTDEARARAAALLTDAAGSGHAPAGLQLGHLKAGRFGGAPDWPAAAACYAPAAEAGLVEAMVALAGLHLDTASALTDAKAAFAWFEKAARAGHAPSAFQLGVMYCTGNGVDMDLAQGVAWYEAAAREGHPFAQYNLAVMLSKGQGCERDQVKAVEWLRAAAEKGMAAAQRALGANVDVPATGLSFSEGGSEKT from the coding sequence ATGGGTGCAATCCAACGGGTGCTGTCGCGGGTAAGCGCGGCGCTGCCGCTCGGCGCCACGGTCGACGCCGGCGCCGAGCGTCACGAGGCCGGCGAATACCTCGATGCGATCCGGATCTGGCGGCGGGCCGCCACCTCCGGTTCCGCGGAATCGGCGTTCCGCATCGGCCAGATGTACGCGAAGGGCGAAGGCGTCGTCCGCTCCTTCCCCGACGCCGCCGCTTGGTATCGCCGCGCCGCGGAGGCCGGGCACACCGAGGCGAAATATCAGCTCGGCTGGATGCTGCTCGATGGCGTCGCCGCGCCGGTCGGTCCCAACACCCCCGAGGCGTGGCAGCGGGAGGCCGCAGACAATGGCGAGACGCCCGCGGTTGCGCGTCTGCTGTTCCCCGCCGGGCTTGCGGTCGAGAGAGACCCCGCGCAGGCGGTCCGCTGGATATCCGCAGCCGCAACCGCCGGCCATGCCGATGCACAGGCGCGCATGGGCGAGCTCTGCCGCCACGGCCGCGGCTGCCCCCGCGATCTCGACGCTGCCCGCGACTGGTATGGCAAGGCCGCGGCGCAGGGCCACGCCGGCGGCGCGTTCGGCCTCGGTGATATCTATTTCCAGGGCCTCGGCGTCTCAGCCGACCCTGCGGCCGCGATCGGCTGGTACCGCCAGGCCGCCGAAGCCGGCCACGCCCGCGCCCAGGTGGCGCTGGCCTCCTGCTATCAGAACGGCACCGGGGTCGCGCAGGACCGCGCTGAGGCCGTCAGGCTCTATGCCGAGGCGGCGCGCCACGACGACGTGCTGGCGCTGCATTGCCTCGGCCTCGCCTTTCTCTCCGGCGACGGCGTCGCCCAGTCGATCGACCGCGCCGAGACCGCGCTGCGCAAGGGGGCGCGCAAGGGCCATCTGCCGGCGATCCAGGCGCTGGCGGAGTTCTATGCCCGCGGCCTCGGCGGCGAGCCCGATCTGCGCGAGGCCGCGCAATGGTATCAGGCTGCGGCCGAGAAGGGCGACGTACAGGCGCAATTCTTCACCGGGCGCTTCTATGCCACCGGCAGCGGCGTCGCGCCGAGCGTGCGCGAGGCGGCCAAATGGTTCCTGCGCGCGGCCGAGGGCGGCCACGCCACCGCGGCCTTCAACATCGCCGTGTTCTATCGCGACGGCACCGGAATCGCCCGCGACGTGCCTGCCGCCATCTCCTGGTTCGAGAAGGCCTCCGCCGCCGGCATCAGCGCCGCCGACATCCAGCTCGGCCGCATCTACGCCGCCGGCGCCGGCATCGAGCGCGATCCCGCCCGCGCGGCGCACTGGCTGGCCAAGGCCGCCGAGGGCGGCGACGCCGAGGCGCGCACGGCGCTCGCGCTGGTCCTGCTGCAATCCGACCGCACCGACGAGGCCCGCGCCCGCGCCGCCGCGCTGCTGACGGATGCCGCCGGGTCCGGGCATGCGCCGGCCGGCCTGCAACTCGGCCATCTCAAGGCCGGCCGCTTCGGCGGCGCGCCGGATTGGCCGGCCGCGGCCGCGTGCTATGCGCCGGCCGCCGAAGCCGGCCTGGTCGAGGCGATGGTCGCGCTCGCCGGACTTCACCTTGACACGGCTTCGGCCCTCACCGATGCGAAGGCCGCCTTCGCCTGGTTCGAGAAGGCCGCTCGGGCCGGCCACGCGCCCTCGGCGTTCCAGCTCGGCGTGATGTACTGCACCGGGAACGGCGTCGACATGGATCTCGCCCAGGGCGTCGCCTGGTACGAGGCCGCCGCCCGCGAGGGCCATCCCTTCGCGCAATACAATCTCGCTGTCATGCTGTCCAAAGGCCAGGGCTGCGAGCGTGATCAGGTGAAGGCCGTCGAGTGGCTCCGTGCTGCTGCCGAGAAGGGCATGGCTGCTGCGCAGCGAGCGCTGGGTGCAAACGTCGATGTGCCTGCAACTGGACTTTCGTTTTCCGAAGGAGGAAGCGAGAAGACTTAA